Proteins co-encoded in one Bacteroidota bacterium genomic window:
- a CDS encoding glycosyltransferase family 2 protein: MTKISATIITKNEENYIEQCISSLKDVADEVIVVDSYSTDRTEEICRNHNVSFFQNKFEGHIQQKNFAISKAKYDYILSLDADEALSDELINEIISLKKEKLNSQAYKINRFNNYMGKWIKFTDWNPDWKIRLFNKNIAKWGGRNPHDYVVVNENVKVGKLKHNILHWVIEDLESHSRKANHFSTVGAQSYYAAGIRSNVFKILVNPSWSFFKSYFLKLGFMDGIAGLAISGISAYTVFLKYLKLYQIQKNRVKTYSYYSEHIEQKK; the protein is encoded by the coding sequence ATGACTAAAATATCAGCTACCATAATTACCAAAAATGAAGAGAATTATATTGAACAGTGCATCTCATCGCTAAAAGATGTGGCAGATGAAGTAATTGTAGTAGACTCTTATTCCACTGATAGAACTGAAGAAATATGCAGGAATCACAATGTAAGTTTTTTTCAAAACAAATTCGAAGGTCATATTCAGCAAAAAAATTTCGCCATCTCCAAGGCGAAATACGATTACATACTTTCGTTAGATGCCGATGAAGCGCTTTCGGATGAACTGATAAATGAAATTATTTCACTTAAAAAAGAGAAATTAAACTCTCAGGCATATAAAATAAACAGATTCAACAATTACATGGGTAAATGGATAAAATTTACCGACTGGAATCCCGACTGGAAAATCAGACTGTTTAATAAAAATATTGCTAAATGGGGAGGAAGAAATCCTCATGATTATGTTGTAGTAAACGAAAATGTAAAGGTTGGTAAATTAAAACATAATATACTACACTGGGTAATAGAAGATTTGGAATCGCACAGCAGAAAGGCAAATCATTTTTCTACAGTAGGCGCTCAAAGTTATTATGCAGCAGGAATAAGATCTAATGTTTTTAAAATACTGGTAAATCCGTCATGGTCATTTTTTAAATCATATTTCCTAAAACTTGGCTTTATGGATGGTATTGCCGGACTTGCTATAAGTGGTATTTCGGCCTACACAGTATTTTTAAAATATCTGAAACTATACCAAATCCAAAAAAACAGAGTAAAAACTTACTCTTATTACTCTGAACATATAGAGCAGAAGAAATAA
- a CDS encoding CDP-glycerol glycerophosphotransferase family protein produces the protein MKVIFFCQNPYALSINKPIYDVAVKRNYETLWYIPDNVKAFLDFEVTSTDSMKVLSDFDADAIIAPGNEVPHFLQGVKVQIFHGLAGEKKGHFHIRHYFDLYLTQGPYFTRGFEKLKKKHRDFDVIETGWSKLDTLYLANKYKSRKSDLLKKYKAENIILYAPTFSPSLTSAKNSFDDIFSIAEEKNNLLIIKFHDLMNKEVKNLYIEKAKEYENIIISEEKSIIPSLVDSDIMISDTSSAVYEFLILDKPVITINTRTKSPKWLNISNSRNLTNQIKETLSEDPFKKQRQEIIAEYHPYTDGKSSQRMLDQIENWVKINGVPAKRKLSFLRRRKINKLFGKL, from the coding sequence ATGAAAGTTATATTTTTCTGTCAGAATCCATATGCCTTATCAATTAACAAGCCTATATATGATGTTGCAGTAAAAAGAAATTATGAAACTTTATGGTATATACCTGATAATGTAAAAGCATTCTTAGATTTTGAAGTAACTTCAACCGATTCCATGAAAGTGTTAAGCGATTTCGATGCTGATGCTATTATAGCTCCCGGAAACGAAGTTCCACATTTTCTACAGGGAGTCAAGGTTCAAATTTTTCACGGATTAGCAGGCGAAAAGAAAGGACATTTTCATATCAGACATTACTTTGACCTGTATTTAACACAAGGGCCATATTTTACAAGAGGATTCGAAAAATTAAAGAAAAAGCACCGCGACTTTGATGTAATTGAAACGGGATGGTCTAAGCTTGATACTTTATATCTTGCCAACAAGTATAAAAGCAGAAAGAGTGATTTATTAAAAAAATATAAGGCTGAAAACATAATATTATATGCTCCTACATTTTCTCCTTCATTAACCTCTGCAAAAAATTCATTTGACGACATTTTTTCTATTGCAGAAGAAAAAAATAACCTCCTGATAATTAAGTTTCACGACCTTATGAATAAGGAAGTAAAAAACTTATACATCGAAAAGGCAAAAGAGTATGAAAATATAATTATATCTGAAGAAAAATCAATCATACCTTCTCTTGTTGATTCGGATATTATGATTAGTGATACATCTTCGGCTGTTTATGAATTTTTAATTCTTGACAAACCTGTAATAACAATTAATACCAGAACAAAATCACCAAAGTGGTTAAATATTAGTAACAGCAGGAATTTAACAAACCAAATAAAGGAAACTTTAAGCGAAGATCCATTCAAAAAACAAAGACAGGAAATTATTGCAGAATACCACCCCTACACCGATGGTAAATCGTCACAAAGAATGCTGGACCAAATAGAAAATTGGGTAAAAATAAACGGTGTTCCTGCTAAAAGAAAACTATCATTTTTACGAAGAAGAAAAATCAACAAACTTTTCGGTAAACTATAA